The genome window ACCTGATTCTGGAAAAAGGAAGCCTAACGGAATCCATTCGGAAATACCCCAAAATGATGCGTTTTTTCTCGACTGCCGAGAACATTGAAATTGGCGGTATTCCGTTTCCCATCGCTGGCGTCAAAGCCAATCGAACCGAAGCGTTGCAGTACTACCGGAAAGTAACGGGCTATTACGACCTGAATTTCAGCCTTTTCACAGAGGTAGACCGGGTAGAGAAAGAGGCCGATAACTTTACGGTGTACACCACCAAAGGAGATCAATACCAGGCCCGGAAAGTAATTCTGGCGACAGGTTATTTCGACAAACCGCGCTGGCTGGGTATTCCGGGCGAAGAGCTGCCGCACGTGACGCACTACTACGACGAGCCGTTTCAATATTCCTACACCAACGTGGTCATTGTGGGGGCGTCTAACTCCGCCGTCGAAGCGTCCCTGGAATTATACCGCGCCGATGCTCACGTAACGATTGTTCACCGCGCCGATGATTTCCGGAAAACCGTAAAATACTGGCTAATTCCCGACGTGAAAAACCGCGTCAAAGAAGGAAAAATCAACACCCAGTTCAATACCTGTGTCACGAAAATTGAAGCGGGTAAAGTCTACACGACCAACGTGCAAACTGGCGAAACGGGCGAATTACCCGCTGATTTTGTGATTATCCTGACCGGCTATATTCCCGATGCGGAGTTGCTCCGGCGCTGCGGCGTTGCTTTGAACGAAGAAACCCAGGTGCCGACTTACGACAAGGAAACCTTTGAAACCAACGTGCCGGGCCTGTATGTCTGCGGCACCGTGATGGCCGGTATTTACACCGAAAAAGTCTTCATCGAAAATGGCCGCGAACACGCAAAAGCGATCATAGACCACATTTCGGGAAAAGAAGTGCGGAAAGTAGCCGAGTTGATTGAGCGGATTTGATGGCGAGAGTTTGATTATTTGGCGTGTACTCTGCCTGAGATTACGCTATTTTTGCAAAAAATCCAGACTCTTCCGCTTCGACCACTGTAGCGCTTTTTTATGAAAAATTGGATCATTACGGGATTATTCCTCCTTAGTTGGCTAGTAACCACGGCTCAGCCGGTCAATCCTGCCGCTCAACCCAAACCGACGCGCTGGCAAACGGATTATTGGCCTGCCCGCTGGATTATCCACCCGACAACCTCGCCGCGTACGTACGGCATTTATCACTTTCGTAAGTCGTTTAACCTGGCTCAGAAACCAAGCCGCTTCGTTGTTCACGTAACGGGCGACAATCGTTACCGCCTGTTTGTCAATGGCAAACCTGTCGTTTTTGGGCCCGCCCGGAGCGATACGCAAAACTGGTATTACGAAACCGTAGACATTGCGCCTTACCTGAACAACGGCAAAAATACGCTGGCAGCGCAGGTATGGCACCTGGCCGAGCAGGCCCCGTTTTCGCAGATGAGTTACCAACTGGGCTTTTTGTTACAGGGTGATACTGATGCAGAAAAGGTGGTCAATACCGACCAAAGCTGGAAAGTTTTTCACAATCCGGCCTACAGTCCCGTGGTGAATGACAATGCCAAACTGCGCACCTACATCGTAGTGGGTGCCGGCGACCGCGTCGAAGGTGCCAAATACCCCTGGGGCTGGGAGCAGCCGAATTTCAAAGATGAATCCTGGCCCGAAGCAAAAGTTTTTGGCTATCCGACCAAACCGAGAGGCCTGGGCACGGATGGCAACTGGGCGCTCGTTCCGCGTCCGATTCCGCTGATGGAAGAATTTCCGCAGCGACTCAAAGCGGTTCGTCGGGCTGAATACGTCAAAATGAAAGATGAGTTTTTACAGGGCAAAGACCCCGTGAAAATTCCGGCCCGTACCCGCGCCGTGTTCCTGCTCGATCAGGGTCACCTGACGAATGCGTATCCCGAACTGAAGGTGAGCAAAGGCAAAGACGCGGTAATTACGCTGGCTTACGCCGAAGCGCTGGTGGATAGCAAAGGGCAGAAAGGCAACCGAAACGAGATTGACGGACGCCGCGTGCTTGGTTTTGAAGATCAGTTTGTGGCGGATGGCGAGGAAAACCGCGTTTTTCGTCCGCTTTGGTTCCGAACGTATCGCTATTTGCAAATCACGGTTGAAACGGAACGAGAACCACTCATTCTGAATGATTTAACGGGGCAGTTCACGGGCTATCCTTTTCAGGAAAAAGCGCGTTTTGCCAGCAATGACCCCAGCCTGAAAGACATCTGGAACGTAGGCTGGCGAACAGCGCGGCTCTGCGCGGGGGAGAATTATTACGATTGCCCCTATTACGAGCAGTTGCAATACACGGGCGACACCCGCATTCAGTCGCTGATTTCGCTGTATGTATCGGGCGATGACCGGCTCATGCGCAAAG of Tellurirhabdus bombi contains these proteins:
- a CDS encoding family 78 glycoside hydrolase catalytic domain, encoding MKNWIITGLFLLSWLVTTAQPVNPAAQPKPTRWQTDYWPARWIIHPTTSPRTYGIYHFRKSFNLAQKPSRFVVHVTGDNRYRLFVNGKPVVFGPARSDTQNWYYETVDIAPYLNNGKNTLAAQVWHLAEQAPFSQMSYQLGFLLQGDTDAEKVVNTDQSWKVFHNPAYSPVVNDNAKLRTYIVVGAGDRVEGAKYPWGWEQPNFKDESWPEAKVFGYPTKPRGLGTDGNWALVPRPIPLMEEFPQRLKAVRRAEYVKMKDEFLQGKDPVKIPARTRAVFLLDQGHLTNAYPELKVSKGKDAVITLAYAEALVDSKGQKGNRNEIDGRRVLGFEDQFVADGEENRVFRPLWFRTYRYLQITVETEREPLILNDLTGQFTGYPFQEKARFASNDPSLKDIWNVGWRTARLCAGENYYDCPYYEQLQYTGDTRIQSLISLYVSGDDRLMRKALTDYEHSRFNDGLTQSRYPSADFQVIPTFSLYWVCMVYDYWMHRQDDAFVKSMLKGVTDVLDWHEKRLAPEGLNGPLEWWNFVDWSKWDAPGEGMGGVPTGARKGGSAVLTLQQAYTFQRAANLFYYYGKNQQAEHYRALALRMTKAVYGRCWDAKKGLIADTPDKTKFSQHANIWAVLTDAVPAAQQKVLLQKVMTDPSLIQATFYFKFYLFQALKKTGMADQYVPMLQPWRDMLAMGLTTFAENPEPTRSDCHAWSASPNYEFLATVCGINPASPGFKSVSITPYLGTLEFVEGSMPHPAGEISVRFEKGATGSLKGFVSLPNNLTGTLRWQGKTLELQGGRQEISL
- a CDS encoding YpdA family putative bacillithiol disulfide reductase; translated protein: MDIYDVIIIGGGPCGLAAGIEAKKAGLSHLILEKGSLTESIRKYPKMMRFFSTAENIEIGGIPFPIAGVKANRTEALQYYRKVTGYYDLNFSLFTEVDRVEKEADNFTVYTTKGDQYQARKVILATGYFDKPRWLGIPGEELPHVTHYYDEPFQYSYTNVVIVGASNSAVEASLELYRADAHVTIVHRADDFRKTVKYWLIPDVKNRVKEGKINTQFNTCVTKIEAGKVYTTNVQTGETGELPADFVIILTGYIPDAELLRRCGVALNEETQVPTYDKETFETNVPGLYVCGTVMAGIYTEKVFIENGREHAKAIIDHISGKEVRKVAELIERI